In the Helianthus annuus cultivar XRQ/B chromosome 11, HanXRQr2.0-SUNRISE, whole genome shotgun sequence genome, one interval contains:
- the LOC110888375 gene encoding uncharacterized protein LOC110888375, with product MANIAKIEFPALNITGENYMPWTAHVKRHLKSMGVLETITEWNECSDQDRAKADVFLHKHIDEMLQFEYSNFEDPYVLWEDLKSRFDNQREVLLPTARDEWNNLRFQDFKKVNEYTSALYRICSTLRFCGQTVTEEDMLEKTFSTFHASNINLQQQYRLQKFQRYSDLNSFLLVAEKNNELLMKNHQARPTGSLAIPEANAVINDDIKDCGRKWGRGRGRGHFGKGNGRNYSFKRNNNFRGNSHGRGRGRGRGRGRNQRTPNYHTPQNTNSNQYNKRNEAGRSENNGTSCFRCGSANHWSKACRTPSHLCELYQASLKRKEKEMNHVDNFNDINVEMNVADFNNNMEL from the coding sequence ATGGCAAACATCGCAAAAATTGAATTCCCGGCTCTTAATATCACCGGAGAAAATTATATGCCGTGGACGGCACATGTTAAGCGACATCTAAAGTCAATGGGTGTTTTGGAAACGATAACGGAGTGGAACGAATGTAGCGATCAAGACAGGGCAAAAGCCGATGTCTTCCTCCATAAACACATTGATGAAATGTTGCAATTTGAATATTCAAATTTTGAGGATCCATACGTTTTGTGGGAAGATTTAAAAAGCAGATTTGATAATCAAAGGGAAGTTTTACTTCCCACTGCTAGAGATGAATGGAACAATCTCAGGTTCCAAGATTTTAAAAAGGTGAATGAATACACCTCTGCTTTGTACAGGATATGCTCAACGCTCCGATTCTGTGGGCAAACTGTTACGGAGGAAGATATGTTGGAGAAAACTTTCTCCACATTTCATGCATCAAATATAAACTTGCAACAACAATATCGGTTGCAAAAGTTTCAAAGATATTCTGATCTAAATTCATTTCTCCTCGTAGCAGAGAAAAACAATGAGCTACTAATGAAAAATCATCAAGCTCGTCCCACTGGATCATTAGCCATTCCAGAAGCAAATGCTGTTATTAATGATGATATTAAAGACTGTGGAAGAAAATGGGGACGAGGCCGTGGCCGTGGCCATTTTGGTAAAGGTAATGGTCGAAATTATTCCTTCAAAAGAAATAATAACTTCCGAGGCAATTCCCATGGTCGTGGACGTGGTCGCGGTCGTGGTCGTGGTCGAAATCAAAGAACCCCCAATTACCACACTCCACAAAATACCAATTCCAACCAGTATAACAAAAGGAATGAAGCTGGTAGGTCCGAAAACAATGGCACTTCTTGTTTCAGATGTGGAAGTGCAAACCATTGGTCAAAGGCTTGTCGTACACCTTCACATTTATGTGAACTTTACCAAGCCTCtctcaaaagaaaagaaaaggagatgaaccatgtggataattttaatgataTCAACGTCGAAATGAATGTCGCCGACTTTAACAATAACATGGAACTCTGA